A part of Larkinella insperata genomic DNA contains:
- a CDS encoding SDR family oxidoreductase, translating into MNLSNNKILITGGASGIGLGLTRRFVQENNTVIICGRREAALREVSEQLPSVITRVCDLSKAEERQELYQWIAEEHPDLTVLVNNAGIQQWINMADADFFQRATDEIRINIEAPLHLTSLFLNLPALTSILNVTSGLAFVPLTKVPVYSATKAFFHSFTLSLRALVKSRNIEVIELIPPALNTDLGGKGLHDHAPPVSDFIQAVFDQLEQGKTEISFGFSDHMVKATPDELRNAFSRMNGTT; encoded by the coding sequence ATGAATCTTTCAAACAACAAAATCCTGATCACGGGCGGGGCGTCGGGCATCGGCCTGGGGCTCACCCGGCGTTTTGTTCAGGAGAATAATACCGTCATCATTTGCGGTCGCCGGGAGGCCGCGCTCCGGGAGGTTTCGGAGCAGTTGCCGTCCGTGATTACCCGGGTCTGCGATTTATCGAAGGCCGAGGAACGGCAGGAACTCTACCAGTGGATCGCCGAGGAACACCCCGACCTGACGGTGTTGGTTAATAACGCCGGGATTCAGCAGTGGATTAACATGGCCGACGCGGATTTTTTTCAGCGGGCTACCGATGAAATCCGGATCAACATTGAAGCCCCGCTGCACCTGACGTCCCTTTTTCTAAACCTACCCGCGCTAACGTCCATCCTGAACGTAACTTCCGGGCTGGCGTTTGTACCGCTTACCAAAGTACCGGTCTATTCGGCGACCAAAGCCTTTTTTCATTCGTTTACGCTGTCGTTGCGGGCACTGGTGAAATCCAGAAACATCGAAGTGATCGAGCTGATTCCGCCCGCCTTAAATACCGATCTGGGGGGCAAGGGACTCCACGATCACGCTCCACCCGTCAGCGATTTTATTCAGGCGGTGTTCGATCAATTGGAGCAGGGGAAAACCGAGATCTCCTTTGGGTTCAGCGATCACATGGTGAAGGCAACGCCGGATGAGCTGCGGAATGCGTTTAGCAGAATGAACGGAACCACCTAG
- a CDS encoding VCBS repeat-containing protein has translation MHQFLLKYLFLLTIGVLAGCQSKRDAPSEGALFELLPAEQTGIHFANTLKEDERLNILTFEYFYNGGGVGLGDINNDGLTDVFLGGNMTPSRLYLNKGNFKFEDITEKAGIHTEDGWATGISMVDLNADGLLDIYVCRSGPHGPEHRANQLYINQGNLTFREEANSYRLDDTGFSTQAAFFDYDRDGDLDVYILTNVMGKTGPNVIRPKLTDGSAPSTDRLYRNDGNGHFANVSEAANIKLEGYGLGISIVDVNADGWPDVYVANDYLSNDILYINQAKGSGERYFTNQITEYFKHQSYSAMGTDAADIDNDGLTDFITLDMLPEGNERRRNMFGLMNYDRYLSELRAGYEPQFMRNTLQHNNGFTPGANHPTFSEIGRLAGVQATDWSWCPLLADYDNDGFRDLMITNGYPKDITNRDFVVYRMAQFQLQQQAGAVDGRTFTEALHDVDGAHVPNYLFRNNGGSLTFTNQSAPWGFDTPSYSNGAAYADLDNDGDLDLVINNLNQQAFVYRNRANDLTKNHYLRIRLKGNSNNRYGFGAKVAVYYGKQQQFLEHSPYRGYQSTVENTLHFGLGKVSQVDSIRVTWLDGKSQLLTQIKANQVLIIDQRAAVAEKLPVQEPPMPLFREVSESLGIRYKHTEELYIDFKIQPLLPHLLSQNGPGLAVGDMNGDGREDFFVGGAFNHSGMLFFAEADGKFRSRALTEGKKYEEDLGALLFDADGDGDGDLYVVSGSSEFAPDSPYYQDRLYRNDGKGHFSPDPEALPRMLSSGSTVQTADFDRDGDLDLFVGGRLAPGKYPLPTQSYVLRNDGGRFTDVTQAVCPQLTKLGMVTSALWTDFDGDGWPDLIALGEWMPLTFFKNNRGQLVDVTQSTGLTHTHGWWSSLVAGDFDGDGDPDYVAGNLGLNNDWRTSPEKPVTVFAGDFDKNGTVDPVISQYIGDELYPVHPKDEMTGQMNYLRKKFPRYADYAKAKLTDVFTKEELSTAYVARSETFQSVYLENRGNGKFVLRPLPTLAQQAPLNGLLARDFDGDGKLDLLISGNFYGTEAITGRYDASIGLLLKGHGNGNFTPIPARESGFWVGGDARGLAEVILPDGRRLVLAAQNDGPLKAFVWPNRTSGKK, from the coding sequence ATGCATCAATTCCTTTTGAAATACCTGTTTCTCCTGACCATCGGGGTGCTGGCGGGTTGTCAGTCGAAACGTGATGCCCCCAGCGAGGGCGCACTGTTTGAGTTGCTGCCCGCCGAGCAGACCGGTATTCACTTTGCCAATACGCTCAAAGAAGACGAGCGGCTGAACATCCTGACATTCGAATATTTCTACAACGGCGGGGGCGTCGGTCTGGGCGATATCAACAACGACGGCCTGACCGACGTGTTTCTGGGCGGCAACATGACCCCTTCCCGGCTGTACCTCAACAAAGGCAATTTCAAGTTTGAAGACATTACCGAAAAAGCCGGAATCCACACGGAAGATGGCTGGGCGACCGGTATTTCAATGGTTGATCTGAATGCCGACGGGCTACTGGATATTTACGTGTGCCGGTCGGGACCCCACGGACCCGAACACCGCGCCAACCAGCTGTACATTAACCAGGGCAACCTCACGTTTCGGGAAGAAGCCAACTCCTACAGGCTGGACGATACGGGTTTCAGCACCCAGGCGGCTTTTTTCGACTACGACCGCGACGGCGATCTGGACGTATACATCCTGACCAACGTGATGGGCAAAACCGGCCCGAATGTCATCCGCCCCAAGCTCACCGACGGTTCGGCCCCCAGTACCGACCGGCTCTATCGCAACGACGGCAACGGGCATTTTGCAAACGTTTCGGAGGCCGCTAACATCAAGCTGGAAGGCTACGGACTGGGTATTTCCATTGTGGATGTGAATGCCGACGGCTGGCCGGATGTCTACGTCGCCAACGATTACCTGTCCAATGACATTCTTTACATCAACCAGGCCAAAGGCTCCGGCGAACGGTATTTCACCAACCAGATTACGGAGTACTTCAAACACCAGAGTTACTCGGCGATGGGCACGGATGCCGCCGACATCGACAACGACGGCCTGACCGATTTCATCACGCTGGACATGCTGCCCGAGGGCAACGAACGACGCCGGAACATGTTCGGGCTGATGAATTATGACCGCTATCTGTCCGAGTTGCGGGCGGGCTACGAGCCGCAGTTTATGCGCAACACGCTCCAGCACAACAACGGCTTTACGCCGGGCGCGAACCACCCCACGTTCAGCGAAATCGGCCGACTGGCCGGGGTGCAGGCCACCGACTGGAGCTGGTGCCCGCTGCTGGCCGATTACGACAACGACGGTTTCCGGGATTTGATGATCACCAATGGCTACCCGAAAGACATTACCAACCGCGATTTTGTGGTCTACCGCATGGCGCAGTTTCAGCTTCAGCAGCAGGCGGGAGCGGTGGACGGACGTACTTTCACCGAAGCTCTGCACGATGTGGACGGCGCGCATGTGCCCAATTACCTGTTCCGCAACAACGGCGGCAGCCTGACCTTCACCAACCAGTCAGCGCCGTGGGGTTTCGATACGCCCTCGTATTCCAACGGCGCAGCTTACGCGGATCTGGACAATGACGGCGATCTGGATCTGGTGATCAACAACCTGAATCAACAAGCGTTCGTGTACCGCAACCGGGCGAACGACCTGACCAAAAACCACTACCTGCGCATCCGGCTGAAGGGCAACTCAAACAATCGGTACGGCTTTGGCGCCAAAGTAGCGGTTTACTACGGCAAGCAGCAGCAGTTTCTGGAACACTCACCGTACCGCGGTTACCAGTCGACGGTCGAGAACACACTGCATTTCGGATTGGGTAAGGTTTCGCAGGTTGATTCCATCCGGGTAACCTGGCTGGACGGGAAAAGTCAGCTACTGACCCAAATTAAGGCGAATCAGGTACTGATCATCGATCAGCGGGCGGCTGTTGCAGAAAAATTGCCGGTTCAGGAACCACCGATGCCGTTGTTTCGCGAGGTTTCGGAATCGCTCGGCATTCGCTACAAACACACGGAGGAGCTTTACATTGATTTCAAAATTCAGCCGCTATTGCCACACCTGCTTTCACAGAACGGCCCCGGTCTGGCGGTGGGCGACATGAACGGCGACGGACGCGAGGATTTTTTTGTGGGTGGAGCGTTCAACCACTCCGGAATGCTGTTTTTCGCGGAAGCCGACGGGAAATTCCGCAGCCGGGCGCTCACCGAGGGTAAAAAATACGAAGAGGATCTGGGCGCGTTGCTGTTTGATGCCGACGGCGACGGCGACGGCGATCTGTACGTGGTCAGTGGCAGCAGCGAATTTGCGCCCGATTCGCCGTATTACCAGGATCGGTTGTACCGCAACGACGGGAAGGGCCATTTCTCGCCGGACCCGGAAGCCCTGCCGCGCATGTTATCCAGCGGTTCGACGGTACAGACGGCGGATTTCGACCGGGATGGCGATCTGGATTTGTTTGTCGGTGGACGGCTTGCGCCGGGTAAGTATCCCTTGCCCACCCAAAGCTACGTGCTCCGCAACGACGGTGGCCGGTTTACGGACGTGACGCAGGCTGTTTGCCCCCAGTTGACGAAGCTCGGCATGGTGACCTCGGCCCTCTGGACGGATTTTGACGGCGACGGCTGGCCGGACCTGATCGCGCTGGGGGAGTGGATGCCGTTGACCTTCTTCAAAAATAACCGGGGCCAATTAGTGGACGTAACCCAATCGACCGGATTGACGCACACCCACGGTTGGTGGAGCAGTCTGGTGGCCGGTGATTTCGACGGCGATGGCGATCCGGACTACGTGGCCGGAAACCTCGGGCTGAACAACGACTGGCGCACGTCGCCCGAAAAACCGGTGACGGTATTTGCCGGTGATTTCGACAAAAACGGCACTGTTGACCCCGTGATTAGTCAGTACATTGGCGACGAGCTGTATCCGGTGCATCCCAAAGACGAGATGACGGGCCAGATGAATTACCTGCGTAAGAAGTTTCCGCGGTACGCCGATTACGCCAAAGCCAAACTGACTGATGTATTCACGAAAGAAGAACTGAGCACGGCTTACGTGGCCAGAAGCGAAACGTTCCAGAGTGTTTACCTCGAAAACCGGGGCAACGGTAAGTTTGTCCTGCGCCCGTTGCCGACGCTGGCCCAACAGGCGCCCCTCAACGGCTTGCTGGCCCGGGATTTTGACGGCGACGGCAAACTGGACCTGCTCATCAGCGGTAATTTTTACGGTACCGAAGCGATCACTGGCCGTTACGATGCCTCCATCGGTCTGCTACTGAAAGGACACGGCAACGGTAACTTTACGCCCATTCCGGCGCGGGAAAGCGGTTTTTGGGTCGGCGGTGATGCGCGCGGACTGGCCGAAGTCATTCTGCCGGACGGCCGCCGACTCGTTCTGGCCGCTCAGAACGACGGCCCCCTGAAAGCGTTTGTCTGGCCGAACCGGACGAGCGGCAAAAAATAA
- a CDS encoding RagB/SusD family nutrient uptake outer membrane protein has product MKKILGIAGMLAFAALASGCKEDLLESTPYGQLTSAQFWRNGDDVVAATNAIYAPLLNEDGFAHTEYTFDNCSDDMNRAGDHADETPLELFTFDASNSHLLLTWSTKYEVISRANAVLINAPKVQMDEALRNRSLGEAYFLRGFVYWRLSLIYGEVPLILEADAVANNYNKPKATLAEVRAQVESDWQKAASLLPVSYDAANAGRVSQGAANGFLTKLYVYEEKWPQAIEAGTKVTSNAAYKLASDYGQNFQLTTENNPEILYSLQYETGWTTDNSPAYYHTPQSFGGWGFHEPVKDLVDEFEAGDPRLSYSVFKPGDKVERGPQGTTEFTADLTRVTGYAFRKYTNFTPEGDMSQSLNAPFLRSADVYLLVAEAKIRAGQSGDAELNAVRTRAGLKAKTNATVLDIMHERRVELAGENERHQDLMRWDKAKLIDIVAHYKKDRGPFKPGRTFVKPKHYYFPLPQRQIDLSNGVLIQNPNY; this is encoded by the coding sequence ATGAAAAAAATACTTGGAATAGCCGGGATGCTCGCCTTTGCCGCGCTGGCTTCCGGATGTAAAGAAGATTTGCTGGAATCGACGCCCTACGGTCAGCTAACCTCGGCGCAGTTCTGGCGGAACGGCGATGACGTGGTGGCGGCTACCAACGCCATTTACGCGCCCCTGCTGAACGAAGACGGTTTTGCCCACACGGAGTATACTTTCGACAACTGCTCGGACGACATGAACCGCGCGGGTGACCACGCCGACGAAACGCCCCTCGAACTCTTCACGTTTGATGCGTCGAACTCGCACCTGCTGCTGACCTGGTCGACCAAATACGAGGTGATTTCGCGGGCCAACGCCGTGTTGATCAACGCGCCGAAAGTCCAAATGGACGAGGCTCTGCGGAACCGTTCGCTGGGCGAAGCCTATTTCCTGCGCGGCTTTGTCTACTGGCGGCTTTCGCTGATTTACGGTGAAGTACCCCTGATTCTGGAAGCCGACGCGGTGGCCAACAACTACAATAAGCCGAAGGCTACGCTGGCCGAAGTCCGGGCGCAGGTGGAATCCGACTGGCAAAAAGCGGCCAGTCTGCTGCCGGTTTCCTACGATGCCGCCAACGCGGGCCGGGTATCGCAGGGGGCGGCCAACGGATTCCTGACGAAGCTGTACGTCTACGAGGAAAAATGGCCGCAAGCCATCGAGGCCGGTACCAAAGTAACCTCGAACGCGGCTTACAAACTGGCCAGCGACTACGGACAGAACTTTCAGTTGACCACCGAAAATAACCCGGAAATTCTGTATTCGCTGCAGTACGAAACCGGCTGGACCACCGACAACTCCCCGGCCTACTACCACACCCCGCAGTCCTTCGGCGGATGGGGTTTTCACGAACCCGTCAAGGATCTGGTCGACGAGTTTGAAGCGGGCGACCCGCGGTTGTCGTACTCGGTTTTCAAGCCGGGCGACAAGGTGGAGCGGGGGCCGCAGGGAACCACCGAATTTACGGCCGACCTGACGCGCGTAACGGGGTATGCCTTCCGCAAATACACCAACTTTACACCCGAGGGCGACATGAGCCAGAGCCTGAACGCGCCCTTCCTGCGGTCGGCGGATGTGTATCTGCTGGTGGCCGAAGCGAAAATCCGGGCGGGGCAGAGCGGGGATGCCGAGTTGAACGCAGTTCGTACCCGGGCGGGTCTGAAAGCCAAAACCAACGCGACGGTGCTGGATATTATGCACGAACGCCGGGTGGAGCTGGCGGGCGAAAACGAGCGGCACCAGGACCTCATGCGCTGGGACAAAGCCAAGCTGATTGACATTGTGGCCCACTACAAGAAAGACCGCGGACCGTTTAAACCCGGCCGGACCTTCGTCAAACCGAAGCACTATTACTTCCCGCTGCCACAGCGTCAGATTGACCTTAGCAACGGGGTTCTGATCCAGAATCCGAATTATTAA
- a CDS encoding SusC/RagA family TonB-linked outer membrane protein — MIHKVRIPWHRSPLGLVPLLCCSLLTTAPAEAQMLAVHKSAVLAQRAKPTLLAKDALKALEVKYNVTFGYAPNALDQVYVSSDQWAQAGSLKSALEVLLTPLKLTYRQVKKDVFIVKPLKTSKAATTASVGNWLDGTLGQSLLTTAGEGVSQIRSVAFVVKGRVTDEKGEGVPGASIVLKGTTTGTATDATGAYTLSIPDGSGTLVVSFIGYVTQEVPVGNQATINITLKTDTQVLSEVVVVGYGTQEKKDVTGSVAEIKGADIQNLPSGGAQQALQGRAAGVNVVRNGGAPGNAGSIRIRGLGTVNNADPLIVIDGVPASSINDVNPNDIESIDVLKDASSSAIYGTRAANGVVIITTKRGKFDNPLSVSVNGYVGVSDRIKILPVLDAPTLTSLKQEAYRNDGLDVPAIWQDSRYQTQRTNWQDALFRQGTTQNYDVALRGGGKYSSFSISGGYFNEDGIIGKSYYKRYTFRVNSDHKIGERIRIGQNFQFTNTNDNAPNTTSSQTGLLWSAIRFHPGLPIFNADGSYSSTKGIGAFGDINNPIYTVDTQDQNTARNRFLGNVSGEYEILKGLKARANVAMDASFTQGRTFDVKVTEQFRTNSFNQLTLNHSQAWSFLQEYFLSYDRQFGQSNLGVVAGYTSQTFNGIYSTQRGRDFASEDPTLRYLQYAGTIVSVAGEDGGRSYDALASWFGRANYSLKDRYLATVTFRADGSSRFAPGNQWGYFPAFSLGWRLSEEPFFKKALPAVSNLKLTGGWGQLGNQNIDPLQYLALINPSYRYAFGSGGTQNQVAGSAQSRLPNLNIGWETAEMSNFGLESGFLQNRLYFAASYFIKDTKKMLLSPPSVGTIGLATIPDQNIGEMRNQGLELEASYRKTVGEFTFTVSGNATFIKNKITRLATPGGFLAGQLYGRGQQEITRTYEGQPYGTFYGYVSDGLYQNQGQIDADPNIANDTRRTQGQILPGDVRFKDLNGDGLIDDRDRTILGSPQPKVNYGLNASMGYKGFDLTLFFLGVGGVDVYNADRMQGLDASYSFNLYADAANRWNGENTSNSIPRVSIENPNRNFRPSDLFIERGDFLRLKNFVLGYSLPKNVAKAVRMSQARVYVTGQNVFTITGYSGLNPELGYVGGNRANGEYTQQNVDYAQYPQARTWTIGATLTF; from the coding sequence ATGATTCACAAAGTACGCATTCCGTGGCATCGTAGTCCGCTCGGGCTCGTTCCACTTCTTTGTTGTAGTTTGCTGACCACGGCACCGGCGGAAGCCCAGATGCTGGCGGTACACAAATCCGCTGTTCTGGCGCAGCGAGCAAAACCGACTCTGCTGGCAAAAGACGCTCTGAAGGCGCTGGAAGTCAAGTACAACGTCACCTTTGGCTACGCACCCAACGCCCTGGATCAGGTGTACGTCTCCTCGGATCAGTGGGCGCAGGCTGGTTCGCTCAAGTCGGCCCTGGAAGTCTTGCTGACGCCCCTGAAGCTGACGTATCGGCAGGTCAAAAAAGACGTCTTCATTGTAAAGCCGCTGAAAACCAGTAAAGCCGCTACGACGGCATCGGTGGGAAACTGGCTGGATGGGACCCTTGGTCAGTCCTTGCTGACGACGGCGGGGGAGGGCGTTTCCCAGATTCGCTCCGTGGCTTTTGTGGTCAAGGGACGGGTTACCGACGAGAAAGGCGAAGGAGTGCCGGGCGCCAGCATTGTTCTGAAAGGAACCACCACGGGAACCGCCACGGACGCTACCGGTGCCTACACGTTGTCCATTCCGGACGGTTCCGGTACGCTGGTGGTTTCGTTCATCGGTTACGTGACGCAGGAAGTACCGGTCGGCAATCAGGCCACCATCAACATCACCCTGAAAACCGATACGCAGGTGCTGAGTGAAGTGGTGGTAGTTGGCTACGGTACGCAGGAAAAGAAAGACGTAACGGGTTCGGTGGCCGAAATTAAAGGGGCCGATATTCAGAACCTGCCTTCGGGTGGGGCGCAGCAGGCGCTTCAGGGCAGGGCCGCCGGGGTCAACGTCGTGCGGAATGGGGGCGCGCCGGGCAATGCCGGTTCCATCCGGATCCGGGGGCTGGGAACGGTCAACAACGCCGATCCGCTGATCGTGATCGACGGGGTTCCGGCCAGCAGCATCAACGATGTTAATCCCAATGATATTGAGTCGATTGACGTGTTGAAAGACGCGTCTTCGTCGGCCATCTACGGAACGCGGGCGGCCAACGGGGTAGTGATCATCACCACGAAACGGGGCAAGTTTGACAACCCGCTGAGCGTGTCGGTGAACGGCTACGTCGGCGTGTCCGACCGCATCAAAATCCTGCCCGTGCTGGATGCGCCGACGCTGACCAGTCTGAAACAGGAAGCCTACCGCAACGACGGTTTAGACGTTCCGGCCATCTGGCAGGATTCGCGGTACCAGACCCAGCGCACCAATTGGCAGGATGCCCTGTTTCGCCAGGGAACCACCCAGAACTACGACGTAGCGCTGCGGGGCGGGGGTAAATATTCCTCGTTTTCGATTTCGGGCGGTTACTTCAACGAAGACGGGATCATCGGCAAATCGTATTACAAACGCTACACGTTCCGGGTCAACTCCGACCACAAAATCGGCGAACGGATCCGGATCGGGCAGAATTTTCAGTTTACGAACACCAACGACAACGCCCCCAACACCACGTCTTCGCAGACGGGGTTGCTCTGGAGCGCCATTCGGTTTCACCCCGGTCTGCCCATTTTCAACGCCGACGGCAGCTACAGTTCTACCAAAGGTATCGGCGCGTTCGGGGACATTAACAACCCCATTTATACCGTCGATACGCAGGATCAGAACACCGCCCGCAACCGTTTTCTGGGCAATGTATCCGGTGAGTACGAAATCCTGAAGGGCCTGAAAGCCCGGGCCAACGTCGCCATGGATGCTTCCTTTACGCAGGGCCGGACGTTTGACGTAAAAGTTACCGAGCAGTTCCGGACCAACTCGTTCAACCAGTTAACGCTCAACCACAGTCAGGCCTGGTCGTTTCTTCAGGAATATTTCCTGTCCTACGACCGGCAGTTTGGGCAAAGCAACCTGGGCGTAGTAGCCGGTTACACGTCTCAGACCTTCAACGGTATTTACTCGACGCAGCGGGGCCGCGATTTTGCCAGCGAAGACCCTACGTTGCGGTACCTGCAATACGCCGGAACCATCGTGTCGGTGGCCGGAGAAGACGGCGGCCGGAGCTACGACGCGCTGGCGTCCTGGTTCGGGCGGGCCAACTACTCGCTGAAAGACCGCTATCTGGCAACCGTCACGTTCCGGGCCGACGGATCGTCCCGTTTCGCACCGGGCAATCAGTGGGGTTATTTTCCGGCCTTTTCGCTCGGCTGGCGGTTGTCGGAGGAGCCATTTTTCAAGAAAGCCCTGCCCGCCGTCAGTAACCTGAAACTGACCGGTGGCTGGGGGCAGTTGGGGAACCAGAACATCGACCCGCTTCAGTACCTGGCCCTCATCAACCCGTCGTACCGCTACGCGTTCGGATCAGGAGGCACGCAGAATCAGGTGGCCGGATCGGCCCAGAGCCGCCTTCCAAACCTGAACATAGGGTGGGAAACCGCCGAGATGAGCAACTTCGGCCTGGAATCGGGCTTCCTGCAAAACCGCCTGTACTTTGCGGCCAGCTACTTCATCAAGGATACCAAGAAAATGCTGCTGTCTCCGCCCTCGGTCGGTACCATCGGTCTGGCCACTATTCCCGACCAGAACATTGGCGAAATGCGCAACCAGGGGCTTGAACTGGAAGCGTCGTACCGCAAAACGGTGGGCGAGTTTACCTTTACGGTCAGTGGAAACGCGACGTTTATCAAAAACAAAATCACGCGACTGGCCACGCCGGGTGGCTTTCTGGCGGGACAGCTCTACGGCCGGGGCCAGCAGGAGATTACGCGCACCTACGAAGGACAGCCCTACGGAACGTTTTACGGCTACGTGTCGGACGGTTTGTACCAGAACCAGGGACAGATTGACGCCGATCCGAACATTGCCAACGACACCCGCCGGACGCAGGGCCAGATTCTGCCCGGCGATGTGCGGTTTAAGGACCTGAACGGGGACGGCCTGATCGACGACCGTGACCGGACCATCCTGGGCAGTCCGCAGCCGAAAGTCAATTACGGTCTGAACGCGAGCATGGGCTACAAAGGCTTCGACCTGACCTTGTTTTTCCTGGGCGTAGGCGGGGTGGATGTATACAATGCCGACCGGATGCAGGGACTCGATGCCAGTTACTCCTTCAACCTGTACGCCGACGCGGCCAACCGCTGGAACGGCGAAAACACCAGCAACAGCATTCCGCGCGTAAGCATTGAAAACCCGAACCGCAACTTCCGGCCGTCGGACCTGTTCATCGAGCGGGGCGATTTTCTGCGGCTGAAAAACTTTGTGCTGGGGTACAGCCTGCCGAAAAACGTGGCGAAGGCCGTTCGGATGTCGCAGGCGCGGGTGTATGTAACGGGCCAGAACGTCTTTACGATTACCGGCTATTCCGGATTGAATCCGGAGCTGGGGTACGTCGGCGGTAACCGGGCCAATGGTGAATACACCCAACAGAACGTGGATTACGCCCAGTATCCGCAGGCCCGGACCTGGACCATCGGCGCTACGCTCACTTTCTAA
- a CDS encoding FecR family protein has product MKYNHYKAGDFAAEESFIAWVRQSDPDHQAFWESWVNEHPEKAGEVALARQLLSLWQITQPAPAPDAMTEVWQAIQGGCQETVREAVALGRRTFWQSYGRWAAVFLGTLLVVATAVWLVDALQTTRYATAEGETRTVQLPDGSTVVLNANSAISFAKQWPPDQPREIALKGQAFFSVRHLTSHQKFVVQTSDGVRVEVLGTTFTVAREKTKTRVVLNTGKVGLYVKNRTQPLLMKPGEMVEVSKDEQRKIVRRQVRPEVYSAWKDHQFIFDNTSLEEIADLIESNFGYSVEFSDPVLKKNTMTIKALNRDLDLLLNVLAETHDLKITRQKNRILLSPKPLP; this is encoded by the coding sequence ATGAAGTACAATCATTACAAGGCCGGGGATTTTGCGGCAGAAGAGTCTTTTATTGCGTGGGTCCGGCAGTCCGACCCGGACCATCAGGCGTTCTGGGAAAGCTGGGTAAACGAGCATCCCGAAAAAGCGGGGGAGGTGGCGCTGGCCAGACAGTTGCTTTCGCTTTGGCAGATAACACAACCCGCTCCGGCACCGGACGCCATGACCGAGGTGTGGCAGGCCATCCAGGGCGGTTGTCAGGAAACCGTCCGCGAAGCGGTAGCCCTCGGAAGAAGAACGTTCTGGCAGTCGTACGGACGATGGGCCGCCGTTTTTCTGGGCACGCTCCTGGTGGTAGCCACGGCGGTCTGGCTGGTCGACGCGCTACAAACCACGCGTTACGCAACGGCTGAGGGCGAAACCCGCACGGTGCAACTGCCGGATGGGTCTACGGTGGTGCTGAACGCGAATTCGGCCATTTCATTCGCGAAACAGTGGCCGCCCGATCAGCCCCGTGAAATTGCGCTGAAGGGCCAGGCTTTCTTCTCGGTTCGGCATCTGACCAGCCACCAGAAGTTTGTCGTTCAGACCTCGGATGGTGTGCGGGTGGAGGTGCTGGGCACCACGTTTACCGTAGCCAGAGAGAAAACCAAAACGCGGGTGGTCTTGAATACCGGCAAGGTGGGGCTGTACGTCAAAAACCGCACCCAGCCGCTGCTGATGAAACCGGGCGAGATGGTGGAGGTTTCGAAAGACGAACAGCGCAAGATTGTCCGGCGGCAGGTCCGGCCCGAAGTCTACAGCGCCTGGAAAGACCACCAGTTTATTTTTGACAACACATCCCTGGAAGAAATCGCCGACCTGATTGAAAGCAATTTTGGCTATTCGGTGGAGTTTTCCGACCCCGTCCTGAAAAAGAACACCATGACCATCAAGGCGCTGAACCGCGACCTGGATTTGCTGCTCAACGTGCTGGCGGAAACCCACGACCTAAAAATTACGCGTCAGAAAAACCGTATTCTGTTGAGTCCTAAACCGCTGCCGTAA
- a CDS encoding RNA polymerase sigma factor has product MTERNEEAVWLAFRGGSETAFTEIYNAYFKVLYHYGYHIASDENLVKDCIQNLFIELWKSRQNLSATTSIKFYLFRAMRRKLYQTVRRDKPLLSIDPLTDTYDTEVNFSPEFNLIASEISAQQRQQIEQAINRLSNRQKEAITLLYIEGLSYAEISEIMTLKVRTVYNLVHTALENLRAYLNQPATAIWLTVGYLLYP; this is encoded by the coding sequence ATGACTGAGCGTAATGAAGAAGCCGTGTGGCTCGCATTCCGGGGGGGCAGCGAAACGGCCTTCACCGAAATTTACAACGCGTACTTTAAGGTGTTGTATCACTACGGCTACCACATTGCCAGCGACGAAAACCTGGTCAAAGACTGCATTCAGAACCTGTTTATCGAACTTTGGAAAAGTCGTCAGAACTTATCCGCCACCACCTCCATCAAGTTTTATCTCTTCCGGGCCATGCGCCGGAAGCTCTACCAGACCGTCCGGCGGGATAAGCCCCTGCTCTCGATTGACCCGCTTACCGACACGTACGACACAGAAGTCAACTTCTCACCCGAGTTCAATCTCATCGCGTCGGAGATTTCCGCCCAGCAGCGGCAACAGATTGAGCAGGCCATCAACCGGCTGTCGAACCGACAAAAGGAAGCCATTACCCTGCTTTACATCGAAGGACTTTCGTACGCCGAAATCTCGGAGATCATGACCCTTAAGGTCCGGACCGTCTACAACCTGGTGCACACGGCTCTCGAAAATCTGCGAGCGTATTTGAACCAGCCCGCCACCGCCATCTGGCTGACCGTTGGGTACCTGCTGTATCCCTGA